GCAGTTGGGACGCAATGGTGGCCACCTCACCCTTGGTACCACGACCCTGCTGCATGAGGCATACATCAACATCGCCGACCGATCGGGTCCATCGTTCCCCGATCGCGCGCATTTCATGGCGTACGCGGCACGAGCCATGCGCGGACTGATCATCGACTATGGCCGCAGTCAGCGGGCGCAAAAGCGAGGGGGCGAGTTCCATATCACGGCCATCGACGACGCGACGCCAATTGCCAGTGCGGACTCCGGCGGCGTGAACCAGCTCGAAGAACTTGGCGAAGCGCTTGAAGGGCTGTCCAGGCTCGATCCACCCCTCGCCGAACTGGTAGATCTGCA
This genomic interval from Gemmatimonadaceae bacterium contains the following:
- a CDS encoding sigma-70 family RNA polymerase sigma factor encodes the protein MDTNIAALLRDVESGDGTAADRLFVALYDDLHRLAERQLGRNGGHLTLGTTTLLHEAYINIADRSGPSFPDRAHFMAYAARAMRGLIIDYGRSQRAQKRGGEFHITAIDDATPIASADSGGVNQLEELGEALEGLSRLDPPLAELVDLHFFCGFGFGEIAGMRGVSERTVQRDWRKARLLLHRVLRDDPADAGPVGGAEGINR